The DNA window TTTCTTTATTTCTAGGAACCACGTAGGCACTTTGCATTATCTTTAATCCACCAGCTAAAAAAAAAGCTAATCCCACAACTCCTAATCTTGTGCTTATTAGGACTTAACACTTTATGTCTTTAATactttccattaattattattattattattattattgtattgATGCAGGTATCAGTGAATTGCGGGATAGGCATTAGTCCGAGGAAGCAGGCTCTGATTTACAAGCAATGTGGCTTTGATGGCCTCACCGTTTAATTCCCTAATCAtaacatattttcttttaaaattctacTGACCACTCCCTAAAATGTTGTGGAGTTGCGAAAAAGGTTAAACTAGTAAAGAAACGGAACAGGATCcatatcagatttttttttctttctacaaGCAATATTTGAAGTAGCAACAATGTTTGTTTACCAAAGTCACTAATCACTTCAGTAGTTTATAATTACTCCCGTTGTAATCCCTTCCTTGTGCCACTCTTCGTTTGCATTTGTTTATATGTCATATAGCCACGTATGCGCTCATCCGCATACTAAATGTCGGAAATGTTATATGCTTTATTTGAGAATTAAGACTAGAAGGATTTTGTATAAGCGATGTTGTATTTGTTACAGGAAAAACATTCATCTGAGCTTGAAAATGTTGGATATTACTGGGCTTAATAAAATTGATCTGTTAAAAGCCCATATTTTAAATGTTGGATGTTGTAATATATGTCAAACTAATTTGGAGTTGACTTTTTGGATGTTTGATGTTGACATAGATAATGTTTTTGGTAGAGTTATTATGCAAAAGAGGCGGAGATTAGGCCCATCGAAATGACTTGTTAGGTTCCTCGGCCATTAATAAAACGACACGATCTGTATAAGCTTTATATGCAAACGGCACGAAACACTCGTCAACAAAAAAGTTGTATATATATCTAGGGGAAAAAAAACAAGACGGGATAATAATTAATTGAAGACAGATCTGTAGAAAAAGACCATTCCGACAAGACTAAAAGCGAAGAAGCCCTAGGCGGTTGTCTCCTCCTCTCTGTTCCTTTCCTTTACGGTAAGATCCTACTCTCAGATTTCAGATCTTTAACAAGATATAAACCCTAAGCGAGCACCTATCTTGTAGATCTGCGATAGGTTGCGTCTTGTTCTCTTGGTCTAATCTTGTATCTCTTACTCGCATCAGGTAAGAAGTTCGGTTCATATCGCTTTAGTTTCAAAACTCTATAGATtatcttttttgtttattaaagttGATTGGTAACACCATAATAGCAACAACTGAAATTTTGCTGATACTGTTACTTTTTTTATACGTTCTGTATGAGTTGCTAAAATGTTTGACCTGTTTTATCAACTTCGTAGTTGTTCTCtgtgctttgatttgattctgtTCCTTTTCAAGAActcgttattttttttatggatGGAAGAGCTAacattgtttcttcttcttctcttttgtgAGATGCACTTTTGGTTGTTTTCATACCAAAATGCAGATTTTCAGCTGGTTTTTGAATCCAAATGGACTCCAAGAAGTTCATGCAGATGGTGGAGGAGAAGAAACGACAGATTCTTGAGAAGAAGGAAGCTCCTTTGAAATGGGAGCAGAAGCTAGAGGCGGCTGCCAAGGCTGCTGGAACCAAGGAGAAGAAGTCAAAGAAGCGAAGACATAGGGATGCCTCTGAATCGAGCTCAGAAAGTGATAGTAGCCCTGAGGTGAGAAGAAAGTCGAGAAGAGGCCACAGTAAGCACCGGAGGCATAAGAGAAGGTCCTCAAGTAGCAGTGATGAGTACGAAAGCGGGTCAGAGGACGAGCCCAGGATGAAGATAAGGCACCACCGGAGGCACAAGTCGCATAGCTCAAAGCAGGCTTCTGATGATGACAATATGGAAGATGCCAGAAGAAAGCATGCAAAGCGTCACAGGCATGGCGAGGTGGTTACTTCAAGTGATAGCGAGGAAGAGaaaggaggaagaagacgaggGAAATATCACAGACACAACAGAGGTTCAGCCTCGTCCAGTGACTCGGAGGATGGTGGAAAGAGTAGAAAGAGAAGGCAACACAAAAGGCATCGATGGGCAGCAGAGTCTTCAAGTGAGGATGATGGAGCAATGCGAAGGGGAAGGCATCGTAAACATGACAGAGAGTCAGCATCCGAAACTGATGGAATGTTGTCAGATGAGAAGAGAGAGCACAACGCAAACAAGTGAGGATGGGGACGGGCACTGGAAAGTGCATTTGTTTCAATTTCACACAAATCATTTGAACTGCATGTTGTGCAAACCATTAGCACACTTAATGTTGTGAACTTTTGTGATCATGTACTTGTGGCACTTCTCttcattgttttattttcatttaacaaCGGTCAAAATTAAGAATCATCAAGGCCTGAGAACAATCCTAAATGGTTCGAGACAAATTGAGCAAGTATTTTTCATCAGTTCATGTTTCAGATTCTCCATGGCAATGGTTGGTTCATCTCGATCAAATTGACAAATCCTCTCTGCATCATATCTTTGATCTTGCGGTTATTAGAATTGTGGGTTTTGATTCTTATAGATTGTGGTTgataatatcaaatataaactCCATAGATACCTCTGCTGGTTTCTAAATTTGCatccaagaagatgaagattcAGATTAACACTTTAAGTACCAAACTGTGGTTTTCTTACACGGAAGGTAATATACTCTACAAGAGACAAGACTTTATACGTCTTTGAACAACCAAACCAAGTTCCTCACCGACCTGTGAGCTTCACCATCCATGCACCACCCAAGTAGAGCCCCAGAAGCGGTGTAGCTAGGAGCATCTGAGTGACAGGGTCCGTCGAGGGCGTGACCACAGCTGCTACAACCACCGCACCCACCACAACATATTTCCATATTGAAAGCATTTGATCTCCCGACACCACCCCTACTTGTCCAAGGAGTAACTGAATTACCGGAACCTGTAAACGAACAAGAAGCCAGATTCCAAGTGAAGATGTATATCTTTTATAACACACCTGGAACATTTATATTCTCATTGCTACATTACCTGGAAAGAAAGGCCGGTGCTGAACATAAGCACTAGTACAAACTCAAAGTACTGGTCGATAGACCAGAGAGATTCAACCACCCCTTCTGCGTAATTCACAAAGAAATTCAAGGCAGCAGGGGTTAAAACCCAGTAGGAGAAGGCAAGTCCAGCATAGAAGAGCAAGGAGGAACCAAACACAATTGGCCCCAGAAACCTTCTCTCAGCTCGTGTCAGACCAGGAAGTACAAAAGCTATAATCTCATACAGTATCACTGGACTCCCTAGTAGAAGCCCACAATAACCCGAGACCTGCACCAATATAAAGAAGTCATCTTTATTGTTCATTTGAGTATATAATCATTTAGCTTACTAGTCCAAGCGGGCTCTGACCTTCAAAGTTGTGAAGAAAAACTCGCCTGGAGCTAGCTGAAGAAACCGTACACCTTGTGTTTTGACGGGAGCTTCAAGAAACACGATTAGATCTTTGGAGTAGGCGAAGCAACCCGCGATCGCAGCTCCCACAGCCAAAACCGAGACGAATATTCTCTCCCGGAGCTCCTCCAGGTGATCGAATATAGTCATCTCTTTGTCATCAGGGAGCTCATCTTTGGCAGGATACAGAAACTCATAGACCGAACTTGCTTTCTCTTCTTGCTCAAAGGACGCATCTTCCAAAGCTAATGCAACGTTAATGtttactaatatattaaaagagtAAACTTTCGAGacaaacatacaaaaaaaaacaactcttTCACTACGACACAAACAAGAAACCGGAGTTTAACATACCTGGTCTGTCTTCTAAAGCAGAGCCAACTCCGGGAGTGGTTTCCGTTGGTGAATCTCCGGAATTTTCACCAAAAGCTGACAAGCGAACCACCGGGTCTAACCCTTTGCTACGTCGTCGCGTCACACCGTGTCGGAGTCCACCTTCCTTCAACGAATTGCAGAAACTCACAGTGTAGGGAGGCTTTCTAGGCGAATCGAAACTGAGATTGGTGAGCCGGAAATGGTGGATTAGAGCAGCAGAGCTCGTGCTTGTGCTTGTGCTGCCCATAGCTTCTCTATGTCTTCTCCAATTCTACAAGCAATCCTCTCCTttgcttgcttgcttgcttgcttgCAAGAGCCTCCCGCCTCAGAGAGAACGACTGGCTCTCAGAGAGTTTTACATCGTCTCATGTAAATTTAAAACGACATCGTTTCATGAAAGCAAAGGCCCATATATCTAGAAACGACGTTTAGAGAGCAAAAGCCCATCGCCAGTAAATTTAAAACGACATCGTTTCATGAAAGTAAAGGCCCATATATACAGAAACGACGTTTAGAGAGAAAAAGCCCATTACGGCCCATAAACCTCAGTTAAATCACTGGTTACGATGGTTCACTGAGGACCGAGGGCTGAAgtcattttcccgccaaatttTAACGATGGGCAATGAGAATCCGGCGGAGAAAGCCCTAAATCTGATTCGCGGGCGACTCTGCGATCCTACTTTCGTCTTCAGACCGCTTTCTGCTTCTTCAGACAGCAACTACAGGTTTTAATTTCTTTGTCTTCTGTCTGAAAATGCCGTAAATTAGACTCATTTTGATGAACCCTAAAATAAAAATCGTCTCTTTTATGATAGCAAGCTGAAGTTCATTGTGTCGACCTCTGTCACGGAAGGATGCAACAATTCAATCTTGCTTCTGGGCCCTCGTGGCTCTGGAAAAGCTGCTGTATTGATCATCCAACCTTTGTTTCTTTAtactctctccctctcctttCGTAGCGTttgattttcgttttttttaatgattttcagGTGTTGGATCTTGTTGTTGGCGATTTAATGGAAGAGTATCCAGATTCAGTAACATTAGTATGTGTGATTTTGTGCATAAGCCATTTACATTGGGAATTATCATATATTCATCTTGTAATAACTATCACCTTCTGTTGTTGATGCAGATCAGCTTGAATGGACTCCTGCACAGTGAGGATAATTGTGCATTTAAGGTCTGGTAGCTTGAGAGAGCTAGCGATCTCAATCTCTTAGTTAAATTTATATCAATGGATTTCAATATTCACTCTGGGGTTGACGTAATGATGTTTATCCTTGCTATGTTCATCACATTCAAGGAGGTGTCCTTATAGTTTTAGTTCAGGGTGGATTGACGACGTACACTAAGTATATGGGTGATATTCACTGGCTTACATTGATTATTTCAGGAAATTGCTAGACAGTTGTGTATGGAACACCACCTGCTCTTCTCCAAAATGGTATTTGCCATTCTTTtcgccaaaagtttattataatcTTCTTGTTGTTTAATTAATGTCGCAATTggattgattcttttttttttcaggcaTCATTCGATGAGAATTCGCAATTCATAATAGCCATGCTAAGGTGAGTACAGTTACCTTGACAGAAAGTATTTTTGGCTGTGTTGATATTCAACCTAGACGAACtgattgagatttttttcaggGAATGTGGACTAGCACATAAGACAATCATCTTTGTGCTTGATGAATTCGACATGTTTGCACAGGCAAGTTACTCGTTTTACCTAtgacaaaataacattttagcTAGAGACCATCCTAAGGTTGATAGGTAGAACAGAACCTTAGACGAGTTAAGGAATTGGACGTTGGTGATTTTCTGTCCACTCACTTATTGTATTTTGGTTATATATAGGGAAAGCAACGGTTGCTGTACAGTTTGCTGGATGCGATGCAATCTGTAACATCCCAAGCTGTTGTCGTCGGTATTAGTTCTCGACTGGTATGATCATGCTTTGTGTTTTAAGATTATTtcttgttaaatattttatagaacTCTGGTTCAAAATCTTTTAATATGCAATCTCTCACCACAGGACGCTGACCAACTCCTTGAGAAAAGGGTGAGATCTCGCTTTTCACACAGGAAAATTTTGTTTCTTCCTCCATCTAGGGAAGAAATTGACAGGTAATGAACAGCTTCTTTTCTGTAATATGCAGAAAACGTTTGTCCGATGAACTTGTTTTACTAATAGGATTATCTTTCCAGTTTATTGGAACACCTGCTTTCTCTACCAGCAGACTCTAGCTTCCCCAGTGGATATGTTTCTCAGTTCAATGAAAAGATTAAGGTTCTAATACTCACGCCCCATCAGTACTATGCCATGCATATGTCAATTCTTGTTCTGAAAAACTGCTAGTTTCCAgttgagaatatttttttttcaaatgcgTAATGTGCAGAATATAACATCAGATACGAGATTCAAAGACATGCTGAAGACATTTTTAAATGCCAATTCTACTGTCAACAGTTTGCTGAAGTTTATGTAAGTTCTTCATTTCCAAGAGTGAGCTACTTTCttgtttaaataaatatcattttctcTGTGTTGAGGCTCTCTCTCTTGATGTTAGATTCCGCGCTGTTTCTTCAATGAATTTGGAATCTGGCCTCCTCTCTCTTGAGAACTTCAAAACAGCACTTTCAAGTATGCAAAGGCAACCAAAATTGGAAGCCGTCAGAGGTATAATAAGCAAACCATAAAAGTTTTTTGCTTATACATTTTCTTCGGGGAGATAGTTTAATCAATTGCACTACTATGTTTGTTGAGCAGATTGTTCCATACTGGAGCTTTATCTTTTAGTATGCATGAGGAGGTTAGAAGTGAAAGAGCAAAGCTCATACAACTTCATCAGTGTGATGAAAGGTAACCTGTtaattaaatttggtttaaGAAATAATGCGGGCTGCGCCACAATGGAAATAAATTGGGATTCTATGTGTTTTTCAGAGTATAAGACGATACACGATTCTTTTCAGACCTCAGACTTCTACGCACAAAATGTCTGCCTACGTGTAAGTGTATAGCTCTTATGAAATGTCACGGTTTGAATATGGTGGTGTATCTAAATTGCTGGCGTGACAGGCATTTGAGCACCTGAGAGAGCGAGAAGTTATATGCTACGCAGAGAATAGAGGACAGTCTCAGGCAGGTGAGTACCGTTCCATGAAGCTTTTAATATCGGCCTCTGAGCTTCATCAAGGAATGAGATCTCATGCCTGTTGCCCCGTAAGTCTCCATTTTCCTAGCTTTTATTTTTGTCAGCTGACTTCACTTggtgatttctttttctttttctgctgCAACAGGCCATTCTTCTCAAGTTATTGGACCATTGATCTCTCTGTGTTTTACTGTCCCTTAGAAATAAGACAGTTCTTTAATGACCATGTATGTGTATGTTTATTCATGGTGAAGCTACTCTGTTTAGAACCAGTCTTCAGTTTTGCTATGCTGTGCGTTTTCTCCACCTGTCAGTTACATCTATGTCTAGATGGAGAGAGTATGTCAACTTAAGACTCACTTGCTCAATATCCGATTACAAACAACGGTCTTCTTACAACCTACAAGATTTACAAGTGGGCAACTTCATCTACAACACTCAACCTCATCTTATAAAGTCTCCACCCGATCTTAGAATTACACCATATGCTAAAAATTGCGACAGTCAACAGAGGCATCTCAATGCTCACATTAATTCACCACATCCAGATCAAATCTCTTATGTGTGTGTGCTTGCACCACGGAGTTTACTCTCCAGCCCCACCCTTCAACCCCATCTGGTCGCATGCCTCACAAATGCTCCGAGATAATCCTTTTTCTTCCCACTTTTACTTTCAGGTTAGCCCAGGAAATATTTGGACTCCATAAAATCGCCGCCTTCTTGTTGTCTTCTAGGTGATTGAACTCAGCAAAAGGCAATCAGAGGTGAACCTTCTTGCTTCTCTTCAGCAGGTTTGACATATGATTCACGTGCTCATGGCTTTCCTTAGCCCCACCCATCAGCCATCGTATAGCTTCAGCTGCAGCATCCTTCTCAGCAGTCTTCTTGTTGCTGCAAGGTTGTCCCATTATTTGCGTCCCGTTAAACTCTACTGTGGATTGGAACTTGCTGTTCTTCAACTGCTTTGTCTTATACATCGGTGCTGCATGACCAGCCCTTGTGAGCATTGTTTGGAGCTGACTCTTGGAATTGTCACCCCCCGGCCCACTTTCGGTCCTTGAAACCAATGTCGGTTGTGTTGACACCGCCGACGTTCCTAAAGGCTTAAGTGCTTGCCGACCAAACACAAAGCTCCCATCACATCTATCCTCAGAGACCAATAACCTTACAGCCAATAAGAGGTCACGGTGTGCTTGAATATCCATTTTAGGATTAAGTAActgaaaagttattgaaaaaatattcataattcaGATGTTTTTTCACTGACCAGATCTGTAAACACAGTTGAAATACACAAACAGAGCTGACTAGTTTTGAGATATTATGGAACTCACTTTGCTCTGTATCAGCTCGTCAAGCTCTTTCTTCAAGGTCTGGTACATCTCTGCAACAGCAGGTTTCATGAAAAAATCCAAGTATCCTCCCAACATTTTGAGGTGGCCATcctaccaaaaacaaaaacaagaggTTGGCGATAAAATTTTATGTCAGTCCTGTCTGTCAACAAAGTAACAGAAGCACACGCAAAAAAACGATAGGCAGAGAAGCTCACAAAATCTCCTTTGGAAACGCTACCGCCAAAGAGGATAAGCACAGAGTCAGACACAGCTGTTGAATCCCTCACGAATATAGAGTTCACTTTTATCTTCTCGTTGAAAACCAACCACGGATATGGTATTTTTGTTTCCCGAGCATTTACAGAATTCTATAGAAAAAGAAATGTAATAAATTTTCAACGAACAGTAGTGTTTCGTAATACtctcattaatttttttctggATGGAAGCATACCGAATAAAGAAGAACTTGGCCATCCTCCATAGTCTTCAAGGAAAATGCTCTCTCATTATGCTGCAtgattcatataaataaatgcTCAATAATGCACACAGCTGAATAGAAGAGAGAGCAGGACAGGAGAAGTACTAACCACAACCGAGCAGATTCCTGGATACAATCCATAGCAAATAACTGCTCGGGTAAgattctcatcattccctcctgACTTGCAGGTCGCTGGAGTTCCATCTATTAATCCGGTATCCTTGAGTAATGAGAAGAACTCTTTTCGGAGAGAATCAACAGCTCTCATCGACTGTATTGAGAGAAAGTTTTTCCAGCAGTAATCATAAACCCCAGCCTCTTCCTCAGCTCTTTTATACCCTTCATATGCCCGAACAAGTGCAAGATGATCACTGTGATCACGTGAAAACTGGGATTTGGCGGCTTCTGCGAGCTGTGAGAGTTAAAAGCAAAACATCATATTTCAAGACGAGATGTCTTTGAGTTTGGGTAAAACAAGAGACCAATAGATGAGTATAGAGTGCTAGATATACGTAGTTAAGCTGCATTTAGTTTATACATGGTGGGATGACTTACATCCTTCTTGTCCAGAGGTGTCAAGAAAGGATCTCTCACACTCAGGCCAGCCGCAACAGTCAATATGGTATCAAGGCAACCTAGAATAGCTCCTAGTATGAGCATTTTTCCAAGCTTTGGCTCCATGGGAAGCTTCGCCAAATAACGACCTGCAACAAATTTCAGCCACATGAGATAAACTTTAGTCCTGCTACTCAAAAGTGCTATGATTCAGATGAAAGCATTTTACTTCTTACCTAGAGCTGTGAGCTGTTCATTCTCATCCAATGCCCCTATTGTCTTAAGATATTCAATGGCCTTTTGAACCTGCGGGCAAAGTAGAAGAAACCATACATGAAGCAAACGAAATTAGACTGAAGATATTACTATTTCACTGAGTGCTTTAAGGTTGGTTTAAAGCAACCACCTTAACATAAGTAAAGTTCTAAATAAGAACATCTAACCATACCGCCAATAGTTCTGGAGATTGCAGTGCCCTTGATAAGAACTCAGATATGGTTCCGAAATTTAAGCTTTTGATTTGTAGACACAGTGACTGTAAAGGCGTTCTCAAAATTTCAGGCAACTGATATTCTGCAAAAGCATCATATAGGCACTTTGGGTACAGATGGTAACACTGGCCAGGTTGAACACGACCAGCTCTTCCTCTTCTCTGCAATCACAAACAGAGCATGAAAATCAACACTAAAGATAACTAAATGCAAGCTCAAAGAATTAAGAATGTTGGTATTTGGAAAATGGATACTGATACTAAATTATAATAATCAGGTGTATATAAAATGTAACTGCGCAtaacacaaacaaataaaatctaataagtgGTATATCTACGTCTA is part of the Brassica napus cultivar Da-Ae unplaced genomic scaffold, Da-Ae ScsIHWf_2501;HRSCAF=3233, whole genome shotgun sequence genome and encodes:
- the LOC125601281 gene encoding sarcoplasmic reticulum histidine-rich calcium-binding protein-like — translated: MDSKKFMQMVEEKKRQILEKKEAPLKWEQKLEAAAKAAGTKEKKSKKRRHRDASESSSESDSSPEVRRKSRRGHSKHRRHKRRSSSSSDEYESGSEDEPRMKIRHHRRHKSHSSKQASDDDNMEDARRKHAKRHRHGEVVTSSDSEEEKGGRRRGKYHRHNRGSASSSDSEDGGKSRKRRQHKRHRWAAESSSEDDGAMRRGRHRKHDRESASETDGMLSDEKREHNANK
- the LOC125601280 gene encoding sec-independent protein translocase protein TATC, chloroplastic-like, with translation MGSTSTSTSSAALIHHFRLTNLSFDSPRKPPYTVSFCNSLKEGGLRHGVTRRRSKGLDPVVRLSAFGENSGDSPTETTPGVGSALEDRPALEDASFEQEEKASSVYEFLYPAKDELPDDKEMTIFDHLEELRERIFVSVLAVGAAIAGCFAYSKDLIVFLEAPVKTQGVRFLQLAPGEFFFTTLKVSGYCGLLLGSPVILYEIIAFVLPGLTRAERRFLGPIVFGSSLLFYAGLAFSYWVLTPAALNFFVNYAEGVVESLWSIDQYFEFVLVLMFSTGLSFQVPVIQLLLGQVGVVSGDQMLSIWKYVVVGAVVVAAVVTPSTDPVTQMLLATPLLGLYLGGAWMVKLTGR
- the LOC125601279 gene encoding origin of replication complex subunit 4 encodes the protein MGNENPAEKALNLIRGRLCDPTFVFRPLSASSDSNYSKLKFIVSTSVTEGCNNSILLLGPRGSGKAAVLDLVVGDLMEEYPDSVTLISLNGLLHSEDNCAFKEIARQLCMEHHLLFSKMASFDENSQFIIAMLRECGLAHKTIIFVLDEFDMFAQGKQRLLYSLLDAMQSVTSQAVVVGISSRLDADQLLEKRVRSRFSHRKILFLPPSREEIDSLLEHLLSLPADSSFPSGYVSQFNEKIKNITSDTRFKDMLKTFLNANSTVNSLLKFIFRAVSSMNLESGLLSLENFKTALSSMQRQPKLEAVRDCSILELYLLVCMRRLEVKEQSSYNFISVMKEYKTIHDSFQTSDFYAQNVCLRAFEHLREREVICYAENRGQSQAGEYRSMKLLISASELHQGMRSHACCPAILLKLLDH